A segment of the Hemicordylus capensis ecotype Gifberg chromosome 6, rHemCap1.1.pri, whole genome shotgun sequence genome:
GAATATGCTacaacatatattttatttctcttctgctttctaGTCCACATTAACAATACGTGTCACATAAACAGCATGAGAGGCTCAAGGGTGCCTTTAACCCTCACAAGTGAAAATGCCTTGTTTTCCATTGAAATATAGCTGCTCATGATTTATTGACACTCATTTTCTAGCAATTCACACTTCATTAGATGCTAGTTAAAGTCTATTCCTAAGGGGTTCCATCTGACTGAATTCCATGCAGatgttttttgattttttttaataaacgcACACGAAAGGTGTAGCATTTTAGGGCTGCTGCAAACAATTGTTCCTCTACACTTTCATAATTATCCATGAAGtgcaaaaaaaagcaaaaaaaaaaaaaaaagcacatcaGTTCTGAAGTGCAATAGAAATTACTTGGTTGCAAGTATGTAGCTCAGGAAACTAATGTGTACAACAGCTTTCCAAATGATATAATATCCCAAACTGTACAATAATGAACACCCATCCAACCACACTTCCGAAGTGACAGTGCTGAGTTCTTACACAGCAATTATTTTATGGATGAGGAAGATCGCAGAAGGTGCTTTGATCATTATGTACATCCATATGTAATCTCTAACCACCTAAGAAACAAATGTTGAGCTACAAGGCTTTGGCTTACTAACTTTATATTCCCTTTAGTGGGGGAAAGCTCTGCATATCTAGGGATGCTGGATAATATACTGTCACAGTTGATATGAACTTGTTTACAATAATGTTCATTGCATCCTGTACTGAGAGCTATTGGGGAGTGACAAACTGAATGAGGAGTGTCCCCGTGTGAGTGACATATGAATGAACAGTCAGAATCAGAATGAATTATATTTTGTCCCTTAGCGGCCCATATGGGCAAGCATTAAATGAGCCACGGGTGTGGCTGGCTCCTACTCTCCTCTACTCACCCCATCTGCCTTGTTCTGCTTTGTCTCACCTGCTGCTGTGTTAACCCCAAgcatgcaggctggccattcacccaGTTAACCAACACCTGGGGTCAacacggggtggggggcaaggcagAACAAGGCAGCCTGAATGGGAAAGGAGTGTGGGAAAAAGCTGCACCTGCAGTTTGTTTACTGTCCCCGGCCACCTGTGGGCCACTACGGCTTCTGTCCTAACAGTTTTGGAGAATCAGATTAATAAAacataaagaggctattcacaaggTGGGAGAAAGTTGGACTAGCAGAggttagcctgattttctcccatcatgagaaccaccgggctcggctacgtTTTTGGCCAACATGAGGAGCCACAGCATGTGGCAaggctcctcatgaggagacccccggaggggaggcaaaaagctgcctcccggctcaggggtctcttccagcatgccctgtgcactcgcgcagggtatgctggagcttccgggggccgcgtggccccaatcctcccagctcccgccggctctgtaacagagccagcagtcgtgtgggtggccagtttggctgcccggagcagactgcctgctcgtgtgcggagagagcgggctaagtccactctccccactaaccctcccaaGGTGGGTCTCCTTGagcgtgagacctgcctcaaagTGAAGCTAAATCATACGAGTGAATATTTAGTAATCATATGAGAGACATATGAGGTATCACCTAGTTACACACATTTTATTAGAAATATTGCCAAAAATATCCACCACTATGAACCATTTTCCAATTCTGACTAATGCATACATTTTTGCTTGGAAAGAGGTTCTTTGGCACCAGGCAATACCTACCAATTTATTTATTCCAAAGCCCAATACTCTCTCTTTATTACTTCTCTGTCATTAAGTCTAGTGTACTACTATTTCATTTAATAAACAATCACAGTACCAGATGCATTCTGCCTCCAGTGCTGCGGAAGTAGGCATTCCTAGTCTCATTTGGAGGAAAGCTATTTTCAGGCATCCTACTGCAACCTTTTAGAGTGAAGCCATTTGTAAAGTTCATAGAGTGACTGCTTGTGAAGCAAAGGTCATGTCCATGTGGATAATGCATACTGTTTTGTCCTTTAAACTGTCCATTGAAATGTTGCTCATTTGCACCATAGTGGGTGCTGCTTAACCTACCCACATCAGGCTCACTACTAGAATTATACTGAGCAATGTATTTTAGAAATCTCTCCCCATTTCGAGGTTGCACAACAGTGGAAAGATTTGCTGGTTGTTCCTGGTTGTACATAAAGGTATCCTTATGGGCACTGGTCACTTCTTCCTTAACCATCACTTCAATCACTTCTTCCTTAACAATgtcagagggaggagggggaggagaagaggggatgTTGGTATTTTCTTGCTTTTCTTGCAATTTAGAGTTCAGCTCTTCCTGAGGCAGTAGGATCACTGGTTCTTTGCTATCTTTTAATACTTCGCTGGGCAAGTGATCACTGAACTGAGTGTTCATCATGGTCTTcatagcactttgcatttcaatCAGCATCCTCTGCTTTTCACGTTTAGGAATCCGGCCAAATCGAACAGCTAGCAAAGAACAACAAAAGAATAGATGCGGTCATGCCAAATCCTAGCAAAATACATCTTTATGGATAAACAAACAAGCTTATCAAATAAACCAGGGAATATGTTTTGGACAGCAAATATGTAAATGAAGGCCAGGAGCCAAAGTAATGTGAAATATCTTCTCACAGCCCAGGGAGTGGGATGCTTTGGTTGTGTTTTCAAGCATCAGCCCTTTCTGCCCCAAGCCACAAAATAGACTACTTTTGAAACTAAGTGTAATCTAAAGATCAATCTGTGGCATAGAATGGGGTGGGGTCATTTGTGCAAAGGCGGGGAAATCTACAGGTTTGAGCAACCTAGGCAAGAATTAGCAGAGTTGGCAGTCCAGGATTTACTACCActtcctttctccccacccctctatCAATCTCTACCCCtcacaccagtgtgtgtgtgttcaggtttTAGAGCAAAGATGTTCCTATTATTTCCCTACTCCCACAAAAAGTGGCAAGAATGCAAAGCAGGAAGCACTTTCTGTGTGTGGTTGCAGAGGACGGTGGCAAGGAGAGGTATGATCACAGTGGAAGTGAGAACAGCATCAGCAAAACTGACACCGACCATTTTGACACCTTTAAGGCAGATACTAGGCATGGGaatagggaggaggggggagagggttTGTGTCACTGCTCATTACAGGAACATACCATCTCTCGACATCCCAACTGACAAACATTTTTTGAATCGGCATTGCTGGCACCTGTTTCTATTCATTCTCATTATAGAGCAGTTGTTATTCTTCAGGCACTTCTTGTATTGGATATTTTGCTGAATGCTCCTTCTGAAAAAACCCTGGAAGAGTAAACAGTTCTGTGTTTCAAGCTTCCATACtatttttatttctgcttttatcaTTATGCttactgttttaattattgtgttaatattttaatgatttaaCACGAAGTGGTTGTGTTGTAAACGTGCTTTTTTTGTTACCTCCTCAAATACTGTTGAGAGACAattgttacataaataaatatgtaaaatcTCCTTTTGCAACTTGCATTTGAAAACATCCAAATTTATAAGTCTTATATCATCTGACTGTGATATTGattgatatagatataaatatagatatgtTCAtcgtactcctcctcctcctacaatATAAAACTCAAACAACAGCCCACAAGGCAAGAGTAAAAAATGCCAGTTAGTATCCCAAAATCACCACTTCCAACAAACCTCATTGGTAAATACACTTTAAGAAATTCACCTCCAACTTTATTGATTATTCAGAAAGGTAGAAACACAAGAGTAATGGGACTTGTTTAAGAGAACCtgtatgccttttaaaaaatgtttgggtTACAGCTTTAGTGGTGTAATACAAATTTACTTTCTTCCAACATTCTCAtcgcttattattatttatctctgAATTTCTATGGAACTGCTCGAATGACAATGATGTTCAAAGATAATATACTTTACCTTGCAGCCCTCACAGGCATGGACCCCATAGTGGAATCCTGAAGCAACATCTCCACAGACTTTACACAGCAGGACCATGCCACTGAATTCTATAAGTAGGAAAAGAGGCATGAAAACCCAGTAGAATTATTGGGAAAGAAGACAGCTACAtcttaattaaattaataaaatttaaTTGGAAGTAAATTCAATAGAATCTTTATTTAAAAGAGGGcacaaaaatttgattcaaactgcCTTACCACTAACGTAACGCATATATGCACCTCAAATCCCCAATTAAGAAAAAAAGACCcttttgcaaaagcacaaaatggAAGGACTGCTAGACGTAAGATTTATATGCAGATGCACACTCTTCCAATATGTTTGACTAAAATGCAGTTGACATCCACACAGCTCCAAAATGTATGCATACAGATGCATATTTTGAGTGCCTTAAAATTAACGCGGGAATAAAAATCTATTTACTAGCATTTTGAAGGACAATATGTTAACCTCAAAGAACAACATTGCACTCCACCTATTTCCAGGAAGTAAAACTGCTGGTTTATTGTACATTTTATATGTCCCCTAACTTAACATATttagagtaagtcccattgaattcaatgggacttatttctgataAAATAGGATAGAATGGTGCTGTTCATCTTCAATCAAAATGCTGTGAGCATGGCTGGTTTCCACTGCCACCTATAATAATCAAAGAAGCACAGGCACAAGAGGTTCCATAGAACAACCAAGTGGCTCAAATATATTCAATGCTTTTGGCTAATAAGGTCATGCACAATTCTGAAGCAAGCCTGTCTTCAGATTTGTTTATTGGCTCATGCATTTCGGATTGTGTTAATTTCCACTTCCCCTCCCCAGATCATTAAAGAACTTTTTGCTGCTTCTGACCCTCTCTCAGGCCAATCAGTATTTCAGAAATATTTCCATAATCTTGGAGTGTAATATTGAACTTAATGCCACATTTAGAGTGGGCAAGCCTTTGTTCTTCCACCTGTTCAGACAAATAAACCAAATGCCCCTCTGACACAGGGACATCGAGTCAGGCTTCAACAGTGACAGAAAGGAAGCACCTCTGGCAGCAAGTGTACATATCACATGTAGGTTTCCTTGAGTTTAGAGCAATGTTGCCTTGGCTAATGGCACCCCGGCACCCCAGAACAAACACTTTACAAAGCCTGTGTGGTCTGTGTCTGTTGCCATCATAGAAAAGCTTCCTCCCTACCACAACACCCAGCAAGACTGGGACAACAGTTAATTTACTGTACCTAAATTGCAATCCATATTTTTCTGCTTTCAGCCTGCCCAATGACTGGCTGAGACCTTTATGTTTATGATCACAAAAGTAGCTAGTAACTAATACTTGCTGCATTAACACATAAGCGCTTATAATGGCATACCAACAGATTCATCTGCTCTGTGTCCCAGACCATTATAATGTTAGCAATGTAATGCATTGACTTGCTGCCAACACACTAGCACAAATGGTTAAGAATCATGTACCAAGTGAAGATCTGGAATGCTGTTCCTATGAAATAACTTTATTAGCTGGAAGTTATTTGAAATCTTCATACTGGGGGGAACTAATAATatcaaaacacacaaacacagaaagaAAAATACCAAAGACTAAAAAAAATTAGCTGCAAATATGTTTGATGTTGACTTTATAATTAATGGAAAGATTGTTATTTTGAGTTGTGTAGGAAGCAGATTTCGAGTAGAAGAAAATTCCGGAATTGTGAGGACTAGCAATTCAGACAATTCCAACAATTGTGAGGACGAGCAATCATTTAGGCactaagcaaagcaaagcaaaatgatttttagtttttcaaattAACCTCTGGAAAAAGTCAAATATGCAAAAATGATTAACAATAATCAAAATTATATGAAGTTAGTTAAAGGACAGATATATGTATAGTCTAAATCAGAactgcacaacctcagccctccagttgtttttggactacaactcccattatccccagccactgtggtcaatagtcagggattatgggacttgtagtccaacatctgcaggagggccgaagttgggcagccctggtctaaagaGAGCAGACCTGTGTTTATTAAAGTTCTTTAAATGCTTGAAAGTAATACTTTTCATGTCCTGTTACTTCTGAAGGCAGTGCAATGAAATTTAAGGTTAATATCTTAAATGCTTATTTCACATTTACAGAGCATAAATGCATACACGTATAAATCTTATGTCTAAGGATCACTGCTGAATTTTCATCACACATTGCAATCATGTAACTTATATATGTGACATAAAGCCTTagagcagggatgcacaacttggGCTTTTGATGGACTATTActgccatcaaccccagccataaAAAGCATATACACAGGGAAATTTGGGTGCTGTTACTGATAAGACTATGGAATTGTGGAAGATGCATTAAAGAAATATTTTGAAGCAGTCTTGTTAAAGATTGTTAAAAAACTtcaaattagttttttaaaaacaaaccttttGGACTTGTTCTCCTTTAAAAAAGTGATATCCCGTTCCCAACCTGAAAGGGAAGCTCTATCAAGAGCAGCTTTGGGTCACTGCTAGAGGATTCTGAAATCTCAAACCTAAACAATCAGTGTGAGTTACACTTAATTTTGTAATCCTGAGTACCCACTACTAAAGGtctataatattttttaaaaacttatttccAGTTCTGTATTTAGCTTCCAATGTACAAGGACAAGATGTCAAGTTGTCTAAAACATCCTCTACACTACTGGAAATATTTATGGCCTCAGATGGGGAAGACTGCTTTATCATTTGAAGAATAGGTCTGGGGGTTCTTTTGTGATCAGGTCTTGACTTTAAACTTACTTGTGGACCACAGGACAACATGGCCTGTTGGCACCACTTTGCATTGTGAGGCAGCAGCTCCAGTTTGCCAGAGGTTGAATACCAGAGCTACAGTCTATctagaaggaaggaagccagaggTTAAGTACTGAAGTAAACAATAGGCTGTATGCAGAGGTTGCCCTCAGGCCTCAGGTGATATACATCATACGTATTTGGCATGAGTATACTAAGGTTCAATTCAGATGCAGTGCTTTCCAGTTATGGTTCGGAGTTCCAGAATGTACTACAGCTACATTCCTCCCCTCTCCTGTCAATCTGATTCCAGATTTTCCCTCTCTTCCATAGTTTGCTATAGCCATAGTTTGCCATTACTTCTGAATTGGGACTGTAGTTAGCATTAACTAGGATTTCCTCAAATTTTGATTCAAACTCTGGTTAACACTATCCATAATTGGCCATGATGTGAACACAACAGCAAACCAGGGTtgtagcaaagaaagaaagaaagaatccacACATGcgagaagggcggggggagaggaagcctGTAGGAAACTTGGAAACATGACAACTGAATGAAGCATAAGTGAAGGGGAAACTACTACCAAAGCATACATACTTGTAACTCCACTATTGCCCTTGGTTGATCCAGTAACGCTTGACTGGATTGTTTTAATGCAATCATCCAGCCGGTCACTCTTTGGTGCTCCTTCAGAGCCTTCTCTGCTCTTGGTGTTACAGCTGCCCTCTGAAGAGGAACTGTTTGGTGATGGTGGTAAAGGAGAAGAGGACGACTGGAAACTGTTCTCTGAGCCCTCACTGTGGCACGAGGCAGGGCTAGATGCTGAACTTGAAGAGCTGATGTAAGCAATCACACCACCTATGGAAGAAAGAAAGCATtaatacttctctctctctctccccaccccctagtTTCAAATGCCTTTCTGGTTTTCAGAATCTAGTGTATGTTCTGCACCATCTGCTTGTACCCTTCAACCACACCTTCTAAAACAAGGTACAGTTTAC
Coding sequences within it:
- the NR1D2 gene encoding nuclear receptor subfamily 1 group D member 2 isoform X2, coding for MVLLCKVCGDVASGFHYGVHACEGCKGFFRRSIQQNIQYKKCLKNNNCSIMRMNRNRCQQCRFKKCLSVGMSRDAVRFGRIPKREKQRMLIEMQSAMKTMMNTQFSDHLPSEVLKDSKEPVILLPQEELNSKLQEKQENTNIPSSPPPPPSDIVKEEVIEVMVKEEVTSAHKDTFMYNQEQPANLSTVVQPRNGERFLKYIAQYNSSSEPDVGRLSSTHYGANEQHFNGQFKGQNSMHYPHGHDLCFTSSHSMNFTNGFTLKGCSRMPENSFPPNETRNAYFRSTGGRMHLVCPMNKTPFVDPNKSGHEVWEEFSMSFTSAVKEVVEFAKRVPGFRDLSQHDQVNLLKAGTFEVLMVRFASLFNAKDRTVTFLSGKKYSLDDLHSMGAGDLLNSMFEFSEKLNALNLSDEEMSLFTAVVLVSAERSGIENVNSVEALQETLIRALRTLITKNHPNEASIFTKLLLKLPDLRSLNNMHSEELLAFKVHP
- the NR1D2 gene encoding nuclear receptor subfamily 1 group D member 2 isoform X1; the protein is MELNAGGVIAYISSSSSASSPASCHSEGSENSFQSSSSPLPPSPNSSSSEGSCNTKSREGSEGAPKSDRLDDCIKTIQSSVTGSTKGNSGVTKFSGMVLLCKVCGDVASGFHYGVHACEGCKGFFRRSIQQNIQYKKCLKNNNCSIMRMNRNRCQQCRFKKCLSVGMSRDAVRFGRIPKREKQRMLIEMQSAMKTMMNTQFSDHLPSEVLKDSKEPVILLPQEELNSKLQEKQENTNIPSSPPPPPSDIVKEEVIEVMVKEEVTSAHKDTFMYNQEQPANLSTVVQPRNGERFLKYIAQYNSSSEPDVGRLSSTHYGANEQHFNGQFKGQNSMHYPHGHDLCFTSSHSMNFTNGFTLKGCSRMPENSFPPNETRNAYFRSTGGRMHLVCPMNKTPFVDPNKSGHEVWEEFSMSFTSAVKEVVEFAKRVPGFRDLSQHDQVNLLKAGTFEVLMVRFASLFNAKDRTVTFLSGKKYSLDDLHSMGAGDLLNSMFEFSEKLNALNLSDEEMSLFTAVVLVSAERSGIENVNSVEALQETLIRALRTLITKNHPNEASIFTKLLLKLPDLRSLNNMHSEELLAFKVHP